The sequence below is a genomic window from Falsibacillus pallidus.
TCATTTCCGCGTATTAAAGAAAATCCCTTCTGCGAGATTGAGTTTCATCGAATGTACACTTGATACAGGCAGGACACATCAAATCCGCGTCCATTTCAGCGACATGGGATATCCTTTGGCTGGAGACAAGCTATATGGAGGAAGCAGCCGATTCAAGCGGCAGGCCCTTCATGCGAGATTCCTTGAATTCTCTCATCCGCTATCAGGTGAATTCATCCACTGCGAAGCATCATTTCTGGATAATCCCCCGATATTTGAGAATGTGATTGATTAGACTATATGCAAACTAAAAAGAGGCTGTCCCTAAAATAGGACAGCCTCTTCACGTGTATATTCAGATTAAAAATCAAAGTTATCGGGATCTGGACCGAAACGTTCATCTTTATTCAATCCATCGACTTTAGACATTTCTTCTGCAGAAAGTTCGAAATCAAATAGATCCGCATTTTCTTTTATGCGATTCTCATGAACTGATTTAGGGATGATGATGGTACCGTTTTGCAGATGCCAGCGAAGAATGACTTGTGCAGATGACTTGCCATGCTTCTCGCCGATCTCTTTTAAGACGGATTCATCCAATAGTTTACCTTGTCCAAGCGGAGACCAAGCTTCTAATGCAATGTCATTCTCCTTGCAAAATGCTTTCAATGCGTCTTGATTTAAGCGTGGGTGTGTCTCAACTTGGTTGACCATTGGCTTTACAGTTCCTGCAGCAAATAGATCTTCTAAGTGATGCTGGTGGAAATTGCTGACGCCGATGGCTTTGACGAGGCCATCGTTGTACAATTTCTCCATTGCTTTCCATGTATCCACATATTTGCCTTCAACTGGCCAGTGGATTAAATAGAGATCAAGATAATCCATATCAAGGCGCTTTAGACTTGCTTCGAATGCCTTAAGAGTAGAATCATATCCTTGATCGGAATTCCAAACTTTAGAAGTGATGAAAAGCTCTTCGCGGGAAACACCGGATTCCTTCACTCCCCTGCCGACTGCTTCTTCATTTTCATAGACAGCGGCTGTATCGATGGAGCGGTATCCTGCTGTAATCGCTGATTTCACTGCATTGACTGCTTCATTTTCATCTTTCATCTGCCAGACTCCAAGTCCAACATATGGCATTTTCAAACCATTGTGTAATGTGATAGTATCTTGTAGATTTTTCACCATAGTAAGCGCCTCCTTTTGCAAGTATTTTTCCATTTTACTCTTTCTCTTTAAAAATCACTACTAACTTGCTCAAGGAACTATAAACTAAGCAGGAAGTCCTCTTCGGTCCGGCCATAGAAAAATAAGCGGTGGAGCGGGCGCGTCATGACGACATAGAGCAGTTTGACGTCAAGTTCATTTTCCCTCTTATAGATTTCATTCAAGGAAAGGGCGATGACGACATCAAATTCCAGTCCCTTTGCCAGGTAAGCGGGGACGATGACCACTTTGTCCTTTGGAATCGATTCCTGTTCTTTCAATAGTTTTGCGCTGTCAGGACTCCACTTCTCATACCAGTCGTAAAGCTGCAGGCAATCTTTCATTGTCTTGCAGATGATTGCAAACGTATGAAATTTTTCCTTTCTGGATTCAGCAATCTTGCCAGAGAGCTGGGCAATCAGTTCCTCCCCTTCTCCCCGCTCGAAAAATGCCGGTT
It includes:
- a CDS encoding aldo/keto reductase, with the translated sequence MKNLQDTITLHNGLKMPYVGLGVWQMKDENEAVNAVKSAITAGYRSIDTAAVYENEEAVGRGVKESGVSREELFITSKVWNSDQGYDSTLKAFEASLKRLDMDYLDLYLIHWPVEGKYVDTWKAMEKLYNDGLVKAIGVSNFHQHHLEDLFAAGTVKPMVNQVETHPRLNQDALKAFCKENDIALEAWSPLGQGKLLDESVLKEIGEKHGKSSAQVILRWHLQNGTIIIPKSVHENRIKENADLFDFELSAEEMSKVDGLNKDERFGPDPDNFDF